The DNA segment TTGCCAAGATCTCCCCGTACCGACCTCCGTGGAGGCAAGCGGGATCAGCTTGCCCGGGTTCATCAGGTTCTGCGGGTCCAGCGCGGATTTGATACGCCGCATCACGGCCAGCTGGCCGGCGTCCTTGTATCTGAGCATCTGGTCCAGCTTGCTCTGCCCGATGCCATGTTCGGCGCTGAATGATCCGTTGAGGCGGGCGACCTCGTCCATGATCGCAGCGCGCATCGCGTCCATCGGCAGATCGGCGGGATCCTGGCCTTCAGCGCCCATTACCGCGTAGTGCAGATTCCCGTCGCCAAGGTGCCCGATCACCAGCGAGCGGAAGCCAAACCGCGCGGCTTGTTCCTTTGCCGTCGCAACGAAGGAAGAGAGATGCTTGAGTGACAGCGAGATGTCGAAGATTTCGGCCACGCCGGCGTGGGTGATCCCCTCGAGAACCATTTCCCGCATTGTCCACAGATCCTGCCGCTGCTGATCGTTGCGGGCGATGGTGGCGTCCAGGATCAGCTCCTTCTCGACCAGATCGGCCAAGAGGGTCAGCACGTCAACCTCCAGCGCGCGGGCGCCTTCCTCGTTGAGCTGCGCATCCATTGGTCGGCTGGACGCGACCTCCAGCAGGATACCGATCTCGGCGGGACCCTCCAGCGGCGAACGGATCGCCGGATTGTAGGTGCAGATCGCGTCGATCACCGGCTGCGGCATGAATTCAAAGGCCTCGACTGCCCCGCCGGTGTGGTCCTGTACCCGGTGCAGCACGGTGAGAGCGGCATCGAGGTCGCTCACGGAAAGAAAGGCCGTCGTGCGGACAAGCGGCTGCGGCAGGGTTTTCAGGGTTGCGGCGGTGATGATGCCAAGGGTCCCCTCGGCACCGATCAGCAGGTTGCGCAGGTCGTATCCGGTATTGTCCTTGCGCAGGGCGGACAGTCCGTTGACCACCGTGCCATCCGGCATCACGGCCTCGATCCCGAGGCAGAGGTCACGGGCGTTGCCATAACGCAGGACGTTGGACCCGCCGGCATTGGTGGACAGGGCTCCGCCAATCATGCAGCTGCCCTTCGCGCCGAACATCAAGGGAAAGGCCAGGCCAGCCTCGGCGACCGCGTCCTGCAATGTCTCCAGAATGCAGCCCGCTTCCACAGTGACGGTGCGCCCGACCCTGTCCATCTCGCGTATCGCGGTCATCCGTTCGAGCGACATGACCAGCGCAGCGCGTTCCCTCATCGGCACGCTGCCTCCGCACAGGCCGGTGCGGCCGCCCGCTGGCACAACGGGGATCCCGTGTCCCGCACACAAGCGCACGAGGTCGGATACCTCAGCTGTGCTGGAAGGGAGCGCCACGGCAAGGGGTGTCCGGAAGTAGGCCCCGGACCAGTCACGGCCGTAGGGCTTCACCGCATCTGCGTCTTGAAGGAAGTGACGCGGACCCACGACACCGATGCAGGCTTCGAAAAATGCGTCCAGCGTGTCGGCTTTCGGCTTGGCGACAGACATAACCTCTCCCAAGGGCCTCCTCCGGCCCTGCTCCTGAAACTACCATGTTACATGTTAAGTGCAGAAGTCAATCAACTTGTGCTATGGAGCAGACGGTGATTTCTTCGATCACTCTGAAAGGGGTTGTTCATGAAGCCAATTCCGGCCGCACCGTCATTGATGATGCAAACTGCCGATCGGATACGCGAAGCGATTATCCGAGGTGAGCTGAAGCTCGGTTCGAAGGTGTCGGAGCAGCGGTTGGCCGATGTGCTGCGTGTGAGTCGGTCCCCGGTGCGCGAGGCGCTGGCCGTGCTTCAGATGGAGGGGCTGATCAACGTGCTGCCAAAGCGCGGGTCATTTGTGTTCACCCCTGATTTAAAGATGGTCTCCGACCTGTGCGATCATCGCGCCGTCCTGGAGGCTGCCTGCCTGAGGTTTGCGATCCGCGACCACCACGACGTATTGATGAAGAAGATCCGGCATGGTCTAGACGACATGCAGCGCGCCATCGATGCAGGGGACAATATCGCCTATTCCTTCGGTGACATGACCTTTCACAAGTCGATCGTGGAGAGCAGCGGCAACCGTTCGATCGCGTCGGCCTATACCCGGACGATCGGACCGCTGATGGCGGTGCGGACAGACATCATCAAGTCCAACAAGGCGCATATGGACGTTTCCATGCACGACCACCTCGAACTGGCGGCGGCCTGCGCGGAGAAGGATATCGACAGGGCCGTTGATATCGCCACCCGGCACATCATGCGCCTGCCAGCTTCTTTCGTGACCATGCTCGAGAATGACTCAAGCCCCGCGCCTCGTGAGTTGTCGCAACTGTGAAGCACGACCGCGTCATCTTCCGTACGCAAATCCTGATAAGCAATCTGCCCCTGATCGTCTGCTGATCGGGGTTCCTGCAACATCCCTTGTACTGGGAGGCTTGATCCGGGCTCCGCAACTTCGACCAGCGCATTTCCCGCTCACTGCAAAATGCATGCAGGCAGAGCGGTTGTTGCTGATGACATCCGCCGTGGAGCAGCCTTGGAGGCCCTGATCTATGACAGAAAGTGCTGGTGCTCCAATGCCATGTTCCGCTGCGCGGCCAACACGACCTCCACACGGTTTCGAACATGCAGCTTCTGCATCAGAACCGTCATGTAGTGCTTGACCGTTTTCTCGCTGATCGTCAGCGTCTGGGCGATTTCACGGTTCGTCTTCCCCTGCAGCAAAAGCTTCACGACCTGCTGTTCACGCACGCTCAGAGGACTGTGCTTGTCCGATCGCTCCTGCATCGAGGCATTGCGCAGTGCCATGATCACGCGTGCTGCCATTTGTTGTGTGATGTAGGTTTCACCCTTCATGACTGAACGCAGCGCGAGAACAAGATCCTCCAAACGGCTGCCTTTCAGGACATAGCCGCTGGCGCCGACCTCCAGGGCCTTCACAGCCTGCTCGATATCGTCCGACGCGGTGAATATCAGGATCTTTACTTCCGGCTTCTGTTTGCGGAAGCACCGGATTGCCTCGAAGACATCTCCGGGCATGTCCAGATCCAGAATAACGGCTTGCGCTCCGGAATCGAGCGATATCTCGACTACTTCGGCTGCGCAGCATCCCTTGGCGACGACATTGTAATCGTCCATGTCAGAGAAAAGACCAACCATTCCCTCCAGAAGAACAGGATGGTCATCAAAAAACGCCAGATTGATGACCTGCATTTGATCACGCTTACCCCCATACAAACACCTCCCCACCACCACGGAACATTTTAGGCGCATAAAACCTTCCCGTAAACGTAATAACTAACAAATAGTAAATACGGGCAAAACTGTTCCGTCGGGATCAAGTTTACGCGGCACTATATTTCAATGAACACCATCAGACCTTGGTCCAATACCTGATCCGACCTTGGTCGCTGCCTCTTCATTGGACCATGGTGGCAGTTCGCCCCCGACTTTGCGCGCGCTTATCGTTCGACCTTGTTGCGTTCCGACCGCCCCGTTATTGCGCCAATCTTCCCGGTGAGCCTCGCGGACCCTGTCTGCGGGTAGAGAAACCAATCAACCAGGCAACAAGGCCGAGAAGGCCTGCCTCCGGGGAGCGTGTCATGTCAGCCAAGATGAATCTTCACGATCTGCAATTCGTCCTGAAGCAGATCAAGATTGGCGAAGCCCATGCAAATGGTGCAGCGCTGACGGAAATCAGGATCGACCCGGGTACGGGCGACGTCATTACCGACCCCGCCATGTATGACGCAAACGGCGTCTTTCTTGGTGATCCCGGCTGGCCGCTTGCCATACCCGATCCGAAGACGCCATTCGGTGTACGCACCGTTGACGGCAGCTACAACAACCTGATGCAGGGGCGCGAGCAATGGGGCGCTGCAGACGAACCCATGCCGCGATATCTCGATCCCAACTATATTGACGGGGGGCCGGAAGCACCTTTCTCCTTCGGTCCCGGTCCGCTTCAGCCGGTCACCAACACCGACTACGGGATAGTCGATGGCGTACCCACCTTCCCGGGTTCGGGCCTGAACGGCGGACATACCGGCAATGTGGTGGATGCGGATCCGCGCATTATCTCCAACCTGGTCGCGGATATGAGCGCGAACAATCCGGCTGCACTCTATGCCGCACTGGTTTATGTCGGTTCGGAAGATCCCTATGCCGACCTTGCCGAGTTGCTCGCCGCGCGCATCTCCCAGGCAGACGCTGATGCGGCGCTGCTCGATGCGCAGGCTGCGGTTGCAGCCGCCGAGACCCAGCTGGACGCAGTCATCGCCGACTATCCTGCAACCACGGATCTCGACGCGATACAGGCCGCGTCCGATGAATTGACCGCGGCCGAAGCTGCCCTGGCTCATGCGCAGGACGTTGCAGCGGATCCTCAGGCTGCCTTTCTCGCGCTTGCCTCGGACAAGGGGCTTGAGATCGTCAATGGCTCTCTCATCATCCCCAATGTCGCGCCTGACGAAGGTATCTCCGCACCATTCAATGCCTGGATGACATTCTTCGGCCAATTCTTCGACCACGGTCTCGATCTTATCTCAAAGGGCGGCAACGGTTCGATCTTCGTACCGCTGCAAGCCGATGACCCGCTGGTTCTGGGTCCCGACGGAATAGCCAACACGGTCGACGATCTGCCTGCGTCCATGCGTTTCATGGTCCTCACGCGCTCCACGACCGTCTATGACGAAAACGGCGAGCCGACGCAGACAAACACGACCACTCCCTTTGTCGACCAAAACCAGACTTATACGTCACATGCGTCGCATCAGGTCTTTCTGCGTGAATACACGATGGGCCCGAACGGGCCGGTAGCCACCGGGCGCCTGCTCGAGGGCCCCAATGGGGGTCTTGCCAATTGGGGCGACATCAAAGCCCAGGCTGCCTCCATGCTCGGCATCCAGCTCACCGATCCTGACGTTCTCAACATTCCGCTGATCCACACGGATGCCTATGGCGAGTTCATCCGCGGCCCCAACGGGCTGCCCCAAATCGTGACAGGCATCAATCCCGATGGCACCCCGTCCTCCATGGTGGAGGGCGTGCTGGGTGCTCCCGTCAACACGTTTGGCGTGGGCGCATTGCGCATCGGCCATGCATTTCTCGACGACATCGCGCATGCCGCCAATCCGATCAACAATCAGACCGGGGGCATCAAGCTTCGCGACTCGGACGGCGTCATCAATGACACCAACGCGAATGGTGTCATTGATCCCGATGAAATCGCCATGGCACTGGGAGAGTCGCTGGCAACCCATTTCGACGGCGACCTGCTCGACCGCCATTACATCACCGGCGACGGGCGCGGTAACGAGAATTTCGGCCTGACTGCCGTTCACCACGTCTTCCACTCCGAGCACAATCGCCAGACGCTCATCCAGAAACTGACGATCCTGGAAGAAGGCGATCTGGCCTTCGTCAATGAGTGGCTGACCACCGATATTTCTGCAGGCGACCTTGCCGCGATCCATTCCTCGCTGGATGCGGCAGTCGACAAACACGCATTCATCGAAGGGCTGGCGCTCGACTGGGATGGTGAACGCATCTTCCAGGCCGCACGCTTTGCCACCGAGATGCAGTACCAGCACCTGGTATTCGAGGAGTTCGGCCGCAAAATTCAGCCGGCTATCGATCCCTTCGTATTCAACTCCGTCACCGACCTGAACCCTGCAATCTTCGCCGAGTTCGCGAATGTGGTCTATCGCTTCGGCCACTCCATGCTGACGGACAGCCTCCCGCGCTCCTTCTTCAATCCGGCGGGTACCGCCGATACGGCTTTCCTGGATACGGTCGATGACGGGCTCATCGCCGCCTTCCTTGATCCGGTAGATTTCGATCTCGACGGCGGCATCAGTCACGAGCAGGCTGCCGGAGCGCTTGTACGCGGCCTTACAAATGTGCGCGGCAATGCCATCGACGAATTCGTCGTTGATGCACTGCGCAACAATCTTCTGGGTCTGCCACTCGATCTGGCGGCGATCAACATTACCCGCGGCAGGGACACTGGGATGCCCACGCTGAACCAGGCGCGTGAGGAGCTTTACGCCTCCACGGGCCAGAGCTTCCTGCGTCCCTACACAAGCTGGGCGGATTTCGCTGTCGGACTGAAGAACCCGCTCTCCGTCGTCAATTTCGTGGCGGCATACGGCACCCACAGCCAGATCGTGGCTGCGGCTACACTTGAGGAGAAGCGCGAGATCGCGATGGAGCTCGTCTTTGGTGTCGATGTCGATGGCAATGCGACGACCATTGCCGATCGCGACTCCTTCATCAACGGCACCGGAAGCTATACCGGCGATCTTGGCGGTCTCAACAATGTCGATCTGTGGATCGGCGGGCTGGCAGAAAAGATCCTGCTTTTCGGTGGCATGCTGGGATCGACCTTTACCGCAGTCTTCGAAGCGCAGATGGAATTGCTGCAGGATGCGGACCGGTTCTACTATCTGACCCGCACGCAAGGACTGAACTTCCTTGACGCCCTGGAGAACAACGCCTTCTCCAAGCTGATCATGGCCAATACCGATCTGACCGAACCCGGGCCTGACGGCATTCGTGGTACGGCAGACGACGTGATCCGCCACCATATCGGCATCGATTCATTCGCCAAATACGACCTTATTCTCGAGGTCAACGAGGCCTATCAGCAGGATTACAACGGTGCTGATCCGGGCAAGGACCCGAATGACATCGACGCCGTTCTGGCAGGGCTGGGTTACACTCAGGTCATCCGCGACCTGCCGCCTGCCTTCCAAGGGTATTACGACAACTACCTGCGCTATATCGGTGGCGAGCACACGGTTCTCGGCGGCACCTCTTCCCGTGACGTGCTGATCGGCGACCTCGGTGATGACGCCATATGGGGCGACGCCGGCGATGACTTCATCGAGGGCGGCCAGGGTGTCGACCTGATCATGGGCGGCGCTGGAGATGACATCATACTCGACGAGGGTGACGAAGGCGACTTCATCAAGGGCGATGACGGGAACGACGTCATTGCCAGTTCCAACGGCCTCGATGTGCTGATGGGCGGCGATGGCAAGGACGCCATCTTTGCAGGCAAGGACGATACCGAGGTCTTTGGTGGTGAAGGCGATGACTTCATCCTCGGCGGCGATGGCGTCGACTTCCTGCTTGGCAATGAAGGTGACGACTGGATCGAGGGCGGTGGCGGTTTCGACACCTCTGCCGGCGACAATTCGGAGCTTTTCTTCAACTCCACGATCCTTGGCCACGACGTGATGTTCGCAGGCTCCGAGGAGCATGATTTCGATGCCGAATCCGGCGACGACATCATGGTGCAGGGTGAAAGCGTCATGCGCAATGAAGGCATGTTCGGCTTTGACTGGGTCAGCTATCAGGGGGCTACCTTCGACGCCAATGCCGATATGCGAATCCGCATCTTCACGACAGAAGAGGCCGATATCCTGCGCAACCGCTTCGACAAGGTTGAAGCCTTGTCCGGTGGCGATGGCAACGACACGCTGCGCGGCGATGACCGTGAGGCCGGTGCGCCTCCTGCAATCCCGACCGTGAACAATACGGAGACGCTATTCTTCAAGGACGAGCTGAGCCAGGCGGGCCTCTCGCGCATTGAGGGCCTGCGGGAGCTTCTGGGGGACCTTGTCGATGACATCCCCGAAGGCGACAGCGAGGAGATCGTCGCGTTCACGGGCGGCAACATTCTCCTGGGCGGTGCAGGTAGCGACACGCTTCAGGGCAATGGCGGGAACGACTTCCTCGATGGCAATGCCCGCCTCAATGTCAGGATCCGGCTGACCGCACCCGATGCTGAAAACAGCGCCGACAACGAGTTGGCCACCATCTACAGCATGAAACATGTTTTCGATGGCACGGAGGGTCTGAACATTCCGGTGGAATGGATCGGAAAGTCCCTGTTCCAGCTGCTGGTATCGCGCGACATCGTGCCGAGCCAGATGCATATCGTCCGCGAGATCCTTGCAGATGACGGCGCAATCGGTGATGTGGACACGGCGGTCTTCAACGACGTGATGGAGAACTACGAGTTTTCCATCAATGATGACGGCTCCTATCGGGTTGAACACGTCACCATCAGCGATGTGGACGACCCTGTCACAGGGCGCCCGCTCATCTCCGATGGCGTGGACACTCTTCGCAATATCGAGCGACTGCGCTTTGCGAATGGCGAGTTTGACGCGGCCCAGCTTTTCAACGTTCCGGCAACCGGGCAGCCAGTTATCAGTGACCTCACCCCCACCGAAGGGCAGGCACTCACCGTCGATGTCTCATCGATCGTTGATGCCAACGGGGTCGGTGCTCTGAACTACCAATGGCAGGTCAC comes from the Nitratireductor basaltis genome and includes:
- a CDS encoding FAD-binding oxidoreductase, coding for MSVAKPKADTLDAFFEACIGVVGPRHFLQDADAVKPYGRDWSGAYFRTPLAVALPSSTAEVSDLVRLCAGHGIPVVPAGGRTGLCGGSVPMRERAALVMSLERMTAIREMDRVGRTVTVEAGCILETLQDAVAEAGLAFPLMFGAKGSCMIGGALSTNAGGSNVLRYGNARDLCLGIEAVMPDGTVVNGLSALRKDNTGYDLRNLLIGAEGTLGIITAATLKTLPQPLVRTTAFLSVSDLDAALTVLHRVQDHTGGAVEAFEFMPQPVIDAICTYNPAIRSPLEGPAEIGILLEVASSRPMDAQLNEEGARALEVDVLTLLADLVEKELILDATIARNDQQRQDLWTMREMVLEGITHAGVAEIFDISLSLKHLSSFVATAKEQAARFGFRSLVIGHLGDGNLHYAVMGAEGQDPADLPMDAMRAAIMDEVARLNGSFSAEHGIGQSKLDQMLRYKDAGQLAVMRRIKSALDPQNLMNPGKLIPLASTEVGTGRSWQP
- a CDS encoding peroxidase family protein; the protein is MSAKMNLHDLQFVLKQIKIGEAHANGAALTEIRIDPGTGDVITDPAMYDANGVFLGDPGWPLAIPDPKTPFGVRTVDGSYNNLMQGREQWGAADEPMPRYLDPNYIDGGPEAPFSFGPGPLQPVTNTDYGIVDGVPTFPGSGLNGGHTGNVVDADPRIISNLVADMSANNPAALYAALVYVGSEDPYADLAELLAARISQADADAALLDAQAAVAAAETQLDAVIADYPATTDLDAIQAASDELTAAEAALAHAQDVAADPQAAFLALASDKGLEIVNGSLIIPNVAPDEGISAPFNAWMTFFGQFFDHGLDLISKGGNGSIFVPLQADDPLVLGPDGIANTVDDLPASMRFMVLTRSTTVYDENGEPTQTNTTTPFVDQNQTYTSHASHQVFLREYTMGPNGPVATGRLLEGPNGGLANWGDIKAQAASMLGIQLTDPDVLNIPLIHTDAYGEFIRGPNGLPQIVTGINPDGTPSSMVEGVLGAPVNTFGVGALRIGHAFLDDIAHAANPINNQTGGIKLRDSDGVINDTNANGVIDPDEIAMALGESLATHFDGDLLDRHYITGDGRGNENFGLTAVHHVFHSEHNRQTLIQKLTILEEGDLAFVNEWLTTDISAGDLAAIHSSLDAAVDKHAFIEGLALDWDGERIFQAARFATEMQYQHLVFEEFGRKIQPAIDPFVFNSVTDLNPAIFAEFANVVYRFGHSMLTDSLPRSFFNPAGTADTAFLDTVDDGLIAAFLDPVDFDLDGGISHEQAAGALVRGLTNVRGNAIDEFVVDALRNNLLGLPLDLAAINITRGRDTGMPTLNQAREELYASTGQSFLRPYTSWADFAVGLKNPLSVVNFVAAYGTHSQIVAAATLEEKREIAMELVFGVDVDGNATTIADRDSFINGTGSYTGDLGGLNNVDLWIGGLAEKILLFGGMLGSTFTAVFEAQMELLQDADRFYYLTRTQGLNFLDALENNAFSKLIMANTDLTEPGPDGIRGTADDVIRHHIGIDSFAKYDLILEVNEAYQQDYNGADPGKDPNDIDAVLAGLGYTQVIRDLPPAFQGYYDNYLRYIGGEHTVLGGTSSRDVLIGDLGDDAIWGDAGDDFIEGGQGVDLIMGGAGDDIILDEGDEGDFIKGDDGNDVIASSNGLDVLMGGDGKDAIFAGKDDTEVFGGEGDDFILGGDGVDFLLGNEGDDWIEGGGGFDTSAGDNSELFFNSTILGHDVMFAGSEEHDFDAESGDDIMVQGESVMRNEGMFGFDWVSYQGATFDANADMRIRIFTTEEADILRNRFDKVEALSGGDGNDTLRGDDREAGAPPAIPTVNNTETLFFKDELSQAGLSRIEGLRELLGDLVDDIPEGDSEEIVAFTGGNILLGGAGSDTLQGNGGNDFLDGNARLNVRIRLTAPDAENSADNELATIYSMKHVFDGTEGLNIPVEWIGKSLFQLLVSRDIVPSQMHIVREILADDGAIGDVDTAVFNDVMENYEFSINDDGSYRVEHVTISDVDDPVTGRPLISDGVDTLRNIERLRFANGEFDAAQLFNVPATGQPVISDLTPTEGQALTVDVSSIVDANGVGALNYQWQVTADGVTWVDVPAVLGGNSASFTPTDINLGIFGNAADAFAGMQVRVTVSFTDGAGNPESVTSDPTGPIGANWARGFLVGSPFNGTAGDDIATGNNQADVLNGNGGDDLLIGNGGNDTLNGGDGNDTLIGGNGQDLVDGGAGDDTIIWNVGNGRDTVRGGTEATAGDTVVVEGNATAETYHIWTRAEWSTFSIANAIQSINLDPAAEIIITRNGTNFASIAVQMSEIEEIVINGNGGGDTFVTHGDFSPTSLSTSTITINGTEADDVVDFSALTSEHRILFRSNGGNDTIIGNVRPQDVIQLAAGHDIADYTLVDNGNGTHTYTNGTYSVTFTGAVPPQFENGPGSSGNLLDDEDIEDLLEMARDPNFVRDSSGYGNNVDNPTWGAADQQFIRLTDPHYTDGATGIRQTSLTPRQISDILSNQDNDGDGIEESIVNTFGGTSLLTFFGQYFDHGLDFVAKGQPGSVAIGSATFPINAPRSNIVEGTGIDPDGIPGNGDEIPAEYINHASPFVDQNQAYGSSDEITNVLRRWEVSEDGQPVRTAYLLSGDIDDTGRALLPTLAHIRDNFRVMTEGGELTSSDIGNYQGSGQPLLIDFIPKFVVLPDGTESQDLDLDQIGHFFVAGDGRVNENVMLTSIHTIWHRNHNFWVDELKARTNNEWTEEEYFEAARLRNIAEYQRVVFTEFATAMAGGLDNDDEHGFEGYDPTVDASISVEFAQAAYRFGHSMLNETVSYQDENGDLQEVSLVQAFLSPAQFLNLGINNLLAGAVQVQHQAIDVDMVNALRNQLVGRPLDLAALNIFRGRDMGIAPFNTVRAQLYEKTKLTALRPYEDWADFALRNGISAEMLAKLQQAYPDGFDTMDLWVGGLLEKPVAGQLGSTFGYIFLEQLDRLQHGDRLYYLEIFDDSLFAGENHVTFSDIIARNTGLEGLPENVFDLDGSNAAANDDDHIFNGIDEDEDEQDQGQDDDDDEEDDDVTGEDDGDDEDDEQGEDEDEDEDEDEDDVSGSCEDDEDEDSDVAVPAIAANAGTAGNDILRGTEGNDYLNGLAGNDTIFGDAGDDDLFGGAGNDMIAGEEGNDRLFGDNGHDMLIGGAGNDMAFGGNGNDVFVAESGDGNDVYYGEGGNDTLDMSSVHANVTADMGTGFMGRGSVMVEGGENDTIWSIENIITGSGDDHITASAAVNVMDGGAGNDTFRFLSSMDADGDTIMGFQPGDRVDLSCMDADRDTAGVQSFTLVTGDSLTERGQLLVTHETREDGDYTVIQGNTTGSDEPDFKISIKGSHALTASDFNL
- a CDS encoding LuxR C-terminal-related transcriptional regulator, whose protein sequence is MRLKCSVVVGRCLYGGKRDQMQVINLAFFDDHPVLLEGMVGLFSDMDDYNVVAKGCCAAEVVEISLDSGAQAVILDLDMPGDVFEAIRCFRKQKPEVKILIFTASDDIEQAVKALEVGASGYVLKGSRLEDLVLALRSVMKGETYITQQMAARVIMALRNASMQERSDKHSPLSVREQQVVKLLLQGKTNREIAQTLTISEKTVKHYMTVLMQKLHVRNRVEVVLAAQRNMALEHQHFLS
- a CDS encoding GntR family transcriptional regulator, whose translation is MKPIPAAPSLMMQTADRIREAIIRGELKLGSKVSEQRLADVLRVSRSPVREALAVLQMEGLINVLPKRGSFVFTPDLKMVSDLCDHRAVLEAACLRFAIRDHHDVLMKKIRHGLDDMQRAIDAGDNIAYSFGDMTFHKSIVESSGNRSIASAYTRTIGPLMAVRTDIIKSNKAHMDVSMHDHLELAAACAEKDIDRAVDIATRHIMRLPASFVTMLENDSSPAPRELSQL